The proteins below come from a single Trifolium pratense mitochondrion, complete genome genomic window:
- the nad6 gene encoding NADH dehydrogenase subunit 6, translating into MILSVLSSPALVSGLMVARAKNPVHSVLFPIPVFRDTSGLLILLGLDFSAMIFPVVHIGAIAVSFLFVVMMFHIQIAEIHEEVLRYLPVSGIIGLILWWEMFFILDNETIPLLPTQRNTTSLRYTVYAGKVRSWTNLETLGNLLYTYYFVWFLVSSLILLVAMIGAIVLTMHRTTKVKRQDVFRRNAIDFRRTIMRRTTDPLTID; encoded by the coding sequence ATGATACTTTCTGTTTTGTCGAGCCCTGCTTTGGTCTCTGGTTTGATGGTTGCACGTGCTAAAAATCCGGTACATTCCGTTTTGTTTCCCATCCCAGTCTTTCGCGACACTTCAGGTTTACTTATTTTGTTAGGTCTCGACTTCTCCGCTATGATCTTCCCAGTAGTTCATATAGGAGCTATAGCCGTTTCATTCCTATTCGTTGTTATGATGTTCCATATTCAAATAGCGGAGATTCACGAAGAAGTATTGCGCTATTTACCAGTGAGTGGTATTATTGGACTGATCCTTTGGTGGGAAATGTTCTTCATTTTAGATAATGAAACCATTCCATTACTACCAACCCAAAGAAATACGACCTCTCTGAGATATACGGTTTATGCCGGAAAGGTACGAAGTTGGACTAATTTGGAAACATTGGGCAATTTACTTTATACCTACTATTTCGTCTGGTTTTTGGTTTCTAGTCTTATTTTATTAGTTGCCATGATTGGGGCTATAGTACTGACTATGCATAGGACTACAAAGGTAAAAAGACAGGATGTTTTCCGACGAAATGCTATTGATTTTAGGAGGACTATAATGAGGAGGACGACAGACCCACTCACGATCGACTAA